Proteins co-encoded in one Carassius gibelio isolate Cgi1373 ecotype wild population from Czech Republic chromosome A15, carGib1.2-hapl.c, whole genome shotgun sequence genomic window:
- the LOC128029072 gene encoding ragulator complex protein LAMTOR1-like yields the protein MGCCFSSDSETSQQNEEVKPLIPDPNLNKIPTNGSDRNADSLLSSRTDEQALLTTILQRTALNIIDVSAVDSQGMEQHEYMDRARQYSTKLEVLSRTLSQKKPVPLPSLSSQPHQVLAADLVSNADVQQVSKIAAYAYSAISQIKVDAKEELVVQFAIP from the exons AATGAAGAGGTGAAGCCATTGATTCCTGACCCAAACTTAAACAAAATACCCACCAATGGCTCGGATCGAAACGCGGACAGCCTGCTGTCCAGCCGCACAGATGAACAGGCCCTGCTCACGACCATCCTGCAGCGGACAGCCCT GAACATTATTGATGTGTCGGCTGTTGATTCCCAAGGCATGGAGCAACATGAATACATGGACAGAGCCAGACAGTACAG CACCAAGCTGGAGGTCTTGAGCAGAACGTTGTCTCAGAAGAAACCCGTTCCTCTTCCGTCACTGAGCAGCCAACCTCACCAAGTGCTCGCCGCTGACCTGGTGTCAAACGCAGATGTACAGCAG GTGTCTAAGATCGCAGCGTACGCCTACAGCGCCATCTCACAAATCAAAGTAGATGCCAAGGAAGAGCTAGTGGTGCAGTTTGCTATACCATGA
- the lrrc51 gene encoding leucine rich repeat containing 51, whose protein sequence is MFGSPVDFSFRELNTVSDMLSDEPNPGARPLKRDSEQKILSSTLRLNNNFLSDLTGLMDTLSALYAEPTRLAWLDLSFNEFQHIHPVLTQLKELRLLYLHGNRVCKLSEVDKLAALPFLHTITLHGNPIVTERDYRAHLINTLPHVKMIDFSAVTKQERELTSVWQRRRNPLKTMGHSKVD, encoded by the exons ATGTTCGGATCTCCAGTGGACTTTTCATTTCGGGAGCTCAATACAGTTTCAG ATATGCTCTCTGATGAACCTAACCCAGGCGCTCGTCCGCTAAAGCGTGACTCAGAGCAGAAGATCCTCAGCTCAACGCTCAGACTCAACAACAACTTCCTCTCAGACCTGACGGGACTGATGGACACGCTCTCCGCTCTTTACGCTGAGCCCACACGTCTGGCCTGGCTCGACCTCTCCTTCAACGAGTTTCAACACATCCACCCA gTTCTCACTCAACTTAAAGAGCTACGCTTGTTGTATCTGCATGGAAACCGTGTTTGTAAGTTGTCAGAAGTGGATAAACTTGCTGCGTTGCCGTTTCTCCACACCATCACTCTGCACGGCAATCCCATAGTGACCGAGCGTGACTACAG GGCACATTTGATCAACACGCTTCCTCATGTGAAGATGATTGATTTCAGCGCCGTGACCAAACAGGAACGGGAGCTGACTTCAGTTTGGCAGAGGAGAAGAAACCCACTCAAAACCATGGGTCACAGCAAAGTGGACTGA